The window tattcatattgttattataaccactattcatattatttacattattcatattattcatattattattaaatcTCTTATTATGTGCATTCATATTCTTTTGTTCATTCAtatgatgatgattattattattattattattatttaccatattattattattattattattattatttttcataatattatgatgatCATCCATCATAACACTATGACGATTATTATtcatcatattattattactaatactgtttttataatctccatctaataaattatcattttcttgTGATAATACAAAATTGAATCTATCACCATCCTCACCCCAATTATGACCTAAATAGATTTCCAATAAATcaatttttgtatatattttctctCTATATAATctttctaattttttttgtttggccttttctttttcatcatttactatattcttcttctctttattttcttctatCTCATCGGTATTTTGAACTTTCTCTTCTAAATTCTCTAATAATAAGGTATCTTCATCATTTACTTTTACATTATCagaaatattttcattcaTATGTTCATCTGATGATTTTTCTAATTtgttatcatttttttcatttttttcatatttttcatttttctcatttttctcatttttttcatatttttcatttttttcatttttttcatatttttcatatttttcatatttttcatatttttcatttttttcatatttttcatttttttcatatttttcatttttttcatatttttcatttttttccttttccattttgttattatctCCCGATTGATTATTTTCAttacttatatttttttcacatgttattatttcatccattttttttacttcatcaacatttattatatcattatttatattgaCCCTATCAACTTGACTACAttcattttcatcttttttattttctttttcttcaaaTAATACTTCATCAATATTAACTGCTACtgttttttcttcttttattttctcATCTTCATTACACACAATggttttattattattattttcattattattcgTGTCATTATTCTTAATTTCATTATCAtcctttatattttcatttgaaCATTTACCCTTCTGAGATAAACTTTCAAACGGATCCTCTTTATTATCTACATAATCTTCACCTACGttatttttctcatttGAATAATCACTTACCTTTTCAGTATATGTGTAATTATCTAAATTCTTCTCATCTTTTAATTCCTCAAAATGTTCTTTCTTTTCTATAACACTAATACTATCACATACACTAGTGTCATCATCTCCTTTATCAGTGtcttttttcttgttttgAACAGATACACAATCAACACCTGAATCATAAGAATCGACAtgttcattattatataatttatttttattttcacTTTTATGACGTgaatcatttttattatcttttttatttaatcGACTACTATTAAATGAGTGTACACTACTTTCATCTTTATGatcatttttctttctaCTATCTTTACTATATTCTTTCATAACAGCATTATTACTACTAACTGCTTTTTCGCGAGTCGTACTACTTGATCCATATCTACTGTGATGTTCTTTCCTTGAGGATTTATCGCTTTTATTAGAATGATGATTGTTAATACTATTACGATGATGATGGttactattaatattattattattatttttgtggttgttttttttctcacTCGTTACAGAATCCGCTTTTGTTTCTTTAATTTCTTTCGTCTCTACTTTAGGTTTCCTTTTGGCCATCTCAGCAAAGGATATTCTTCCTTGCCACAGCgaattttttatacttGCATAAACAGATGTAGTTTTGGAGCTTTCATTAACATTCGGCACAGCACTACTACTACTAatactactactactattattattattattattattattattattattattattattgttgttgttattaCTTTTGCCTGTGTTTGCACCCTTATCTTGTCCTTTATTCATTCctgtattattattattattattattcctttttattacatttatatcTCCATTATTACTACTTTTAGATGTATTACTCATATTGTTACTTGCTACAATATCTTTTGATACCTGCTCCTTATTATCAGTTGTGCTTTTCATtgattcattttttaaactATTAGATgatacattattatttgtacTAGTACGTTtaccttttttattatttaccGTAGTACTATCACTACATTCTGCATCATTCTTACTATTCTCATTTTCGGTTAATACATCTATTGATTTAGGATCATTCATGTTATTTTTCTTACTATCAACATTATTAGTAGTGTCCTCTTTTTTCtcatcttttttattatttatgtatacGCCTTTTCCTTTTGTTGCTTCATCATTACTATTATGCACATTTGTTACAGATGGTTTTTTcttatcataatttttaatatttataattttttcattaatttgTTTAATTTCTACATTCTGGATTTTTAATTTCTCCCTTTGCCTATGAGAAAATGTATTACTACTACCTGGTGTACTACCTACTGAATTCCTTCTATCATCCATCTCTGTTTTCTTATTACTTTCATATTTTAGtttatttttctctttATTATCCTTAGCAGTGTTATAATTTCTATTATTCgtaacaatattattatagctcatttttttattttcatcgtttaattttttattattattattactatctttataataatgtgcATTACTTTCCTTTTCTTTAATACTTGCCTTGCTACTTCTTTTCTTATCCTCATcttcatttctttttttgatattttcattatttacatttcTTGATAAACGAcgattattattattattatgatctTCGTTATTGTCGTACTCTTgattattttcattttctttatgttggataataacattatcatcattttctttattttgGTTCTTACTACTATATGGGTTGCTCGTCTTATTATCCTGTGTATTTatcttttcatttataaaatttgaGTTTCTTCTATCTTCTACATTCTGGTTTTTCTCATTGTTTGACCCTTCATAAATTGAAGACACGGATAATTTctctttctttttattattattattgttgttattattattattattattgttattattattattattattgttgttgttgtttGGGTTCATCTTAGCTATTTTTACCCATGAAGAGAATTCCATGGTCTTcttatcataatttttataattctttaatgtattataattcatatttttattaccaacataattattttcgttatttgtattaattTCGCTcatctttttattattattatgactattattattaatattttctttttccttttctttttctttttccttttccttttcttttcctttcttttcatcatcatttttaatttttttctcattcattttgtttgtattattttctgCGTTTTTCATGTTACTTCCCCTTCTATCTGCATTATTTTGATGAtacttattattatttaagtAACTATTATTTTgcttattattattattattattattgttgttgttgtgGATAGAATTATTAGGTACCTCATTATATCCTTTCTTATTATtgtgatatatattattatctgttgcttttaaatttttctCATTCGTCATATTTTTACTTGCACTTGAAGAATTTTTATCTTCAActattttgttattatttacatagcgattgtttttataatctTCTTTATGAGTATTGGGTACCTTATCATTTTGTacattattcatattgtaattattattaatagatgtgttacttttatttttggaattataattcttttgtcctttatatgaaaaagaagaatCATTAAAATTATCGTTTTCtacatcattattattgttattattttcattgGAATCTTTTAATTCTTGATTATTTGTATCTTTCGACTTATTATTACTTCCCTCAACGTTAACATGATCTAAAGCATtaccattattattattattattattaatattatttgtatttacTACATTCATTATAGGGTTTCCATTTTTCAGATAATAATTTCCAGCtgtattatcattatcCTCACTATTATATCCTTCACGTTTTGCTCCTTTcgaattatatatattttttgaattattaGACGATATATTATTGACATTATTTCCTGTTGTATTAACATTATATGCTGCATTATAAGCATTATTAACATTGGATATAGAATTATACCTACTATgtttcttattattattattattattattattattattattattattaagaGTGTTATAATGattgtaattattatttatacatacattTGAATTCATCATATTTCCTTTTAATGAATTCTTTCCCTCTCGATAATTATTGAATTGTTgtttcatattattattattattattgttgttattattattgtctgcattattatgatttatGGATATACTTTTCTTCTGCTTACCTAagttattatttattatcatccCATGATTCATATgcatattattcatatgatGATGTGTCATGTTACCAGAAGTGTTCAGATGCATGGGGTTGTTTACACATATAACATTACCTgcattatttaaatttaaagTATTTGAACCTAATCCTTgatttaaatgaatattatttgtgctgttattatcattattaagAACTAAACCACAActattgttattattaggatgattaaatgtattaaaattataatttaaatttgCAGCCATAgtattattcatattattattattattattattattattaccattactattattattattattattaccattattattactattattattattattattattattgttattattactatttgtgggatcaaaattattatcgTTCATATTATTCGAATTGGATATGTGCGCATGACtaaaatgattatatatgCTCCTCCTTCCTGGATGAGGACACATATTATTCGTATAAGGTAATTTCATATGAGAATTATTTCCCGTAGACATAAAATGTGGATCTAAAGATGTCATACTTAATGGACCAGTGTGAGGTAATTGTGGAGGTGGCGTTGGTAAGGAACATGACAAAAAGTTATAAGGATTTATACTTAAACTTGGACTTTTCTGTGATGATATACTAGCACCACTCGCAATCAAATTTGCTGGATTGTTACTAAAAGAACCATATACAGATGTATGTTGAGCAAAAGGCATATCATGATGAACACCTCCTGCACCTGTGGTATTACCTGTAGAAGCTAATGTATTCGTATACGGTAAAGGGGGTGCAAATATTGGTTGTGGTCCTGGTAATGGATTTGGATGAttattcaatatatatggatgatgatttacataaaaattatgatgaGCTATTAATGAACCATTCGGTTGAAAATTTTGATGGGCATGTGTACCATCCATTGGATGAAATGGTCCATTTGAATTTTCTGAACTGTTCATAAAATTTGCACTAGAATTACTCATAAAATGACTAGATCTTAAATTAGTTATTCCAGGTATCATACCTTGATTTATAAATGGTCCATCGCTTGATGATATGCCACCAATAGTTTGTgtcatattatttatatttcctgcatgcatattattattattattatcatgaATATTGTTATGATTACTATTAGACTTTGCACCATGTAATGAATTATTAcaaatgttattattactattattattattattattattattattgttcttgttgttgttgttggTGGTGGTGGTAGTGGTAGTGGTGGTATTCATTTTGTCTTGGTCAttattatccatattattcatatttcCTGATGATACACCTAACAAAACTACACCAGTATTTGcactattattattatttgaatttgACATGGTATTAGAACCTGctatattcataatattattagacgaattattatttataccattaatattatgtaacaaagaatttgtattatttatcataatattattattattacttcctggtgtattcatattattcaataaattattactattaaaTGTTGTACCTCCACTTATGTCctgataataattattccacattaaattattaaatgacATATTGTTTTGAAGACTTTTTGTTGATGGTACAAATTCTGGAGCATCTGCATTAAGAGAGCTTAACACTGAACTTTTATGTAAAGATTTAATAGAAGATgcttcattttttttattattacctTCATTCTTTTTATGATCACCATTAAggttattattattattactactactactattattattattattattattattattatcatgtgataaatttttattttcgTTTGAACCTTTTTCATCGTGTTCATCTTTCTCCTTATCATCAGTTACttccttattattattcttattttcgtcattgtttttattatcatcattattatcattgTTACCATTATTtccattattattattgttaccattatttccattattattattgttaccattatttccattattattattgttattattattgttattattattattattattattatctctattatcattatgattattatcatcattattattgttgctattattactatcaACATTTGAAGATCTTTTATTCTCATTATAACTTCTACTACTATTACTACTACTGTTATTATTACTGTagttattatttatattacaattATCCATATTAATTTTAGAAGGAAACATATTATTCGTTTCGTCATTATTTAGTTGTTCACAAAGATTTTCcttaaatgaataaatatcttcattagaatatacattttcattatttgaGTTACTAGatgatttatttaaaatgaTATCCTCagaattttttaatatactACTACTATGAACAACCTGACTATTATTTCTATCTTCGAAAACATTGTTATCACTATGactactactactattattattattattattattatgacTTGTACCACTATTATTGGGGGTATCtaaattttcatcatttaatGAACCCCTattagataatatattatcatcataactatttttttttttttttttctcgtttattatatcattagAATAATTGTTAAATTCTTccttattatcattattattattattatcattattattattattattattattattataaatttcatcttcaatatcatcattattataatcattcCTTTCTACACCCTTTTCGTTGTAttcatttttcatattagTCTCAACTCCTAAGGAGGAAACACAAGACTTTACATGGTGTATTCCATTCATCATGTTGctatattcttttaaatcTTGATTAACAATTATATCACTCTgcattttttaaatatactCTTTGAgcaaataaattaaatgggatatttgtattttacTATATGTCCTTTTAttacaataaaaattatgggcaaaaaattataaaattataaaaataatggaaaataaaataaaaataatataatataatgtaattatttataaaatgtaacaaaaattatatatccTCAAGTAAAATTTAATGAACACAAAATgttgttaatatatataaaataaatctatatttaaatatatttcttctcttctatataaataatataatataatataataataaaatcaa of the Plasmodium reichenowi strain SY57 chromosome 11, whole genome shotgun sequence genome contains:
- a CDS encoding polyadenylate-binding protein-interacting protein 1, putative, translating into MQSDIIVNQDLKEYSNMMNGIHHVKSCVSSLGVETNMKNEYNEKGVERNDYNNDDIEDEIYNNNNNNNNNDNNNNNDNKEEFNNYSNDIINEKKKKKNSYDDNILSNRGSLNDENLDTPNNSGTSHNNNNNNNSSSSHSDNNVFEDRNNSQVVHSSSILKNSEDIILNKSSSNSNNENVYSNEDIYSFKENLCEQLNNDETNNMFPSKINMDNCNINNNYSNNNSSSNSSRSYNENKRSSNVDSNNSNNNNDDNNHNDNRDNNNNNNNNNNNNNNNNGNNGNNNNNGNNGNNNNNGNNGNNDNNDDNKNNDENKNNNKEVTDDKEKDEHDEKGSNENKNLSHDNNNNNNNNNSSSSNNNNNLNGDHKKNEGNNKKNEASSIKSLHKSSVLSSLNADAPEFVPSTKSLQNNMSFNNLMWNNYYQDISGGTTFNSNNLLNNMNTPGSNNNNIMINNTNSLLHNINGINNNSSNNIMNIAGSNTMSNSNNNNSANTGVVLLGVSSGNMNNMDNNDQDKMNTTTTTTTTTNNNNKNNNNNNNNNNSNNNICNNSLHGAKSNSNHNNIHDNNNNNMHAGNINNMTQTIGGISSSDGPFINQGMIPGITNLRSSHFMSNSSANFMNSSENSNGPFHPMDGTHAHQNFQPNGSLIAHHNFYVNHHPYILNNHPNPLPGPQPIFAPPLPYTNTLASTGNTTGAGGVHHDMPFAQHTSVYGSFSNNPANLIASGASISSQKSPSLSINPYNFLSCSLPTPPPQLPHTGPLSMTSLDPHFMSTGNNSHMKLPYTNNMCPHPGRRSIYNHFSHAHISNSNNMNDNNFDPTNSNNNNNNNNNNNSNNNGNNNNNNSNGNNNNNNNNNMNNTMAANLNYNFNTFNHPNNNNSCGLVLNNDNNSTNNIHLNQGLGSNTLNLNNAGNVICVNNPMHLNTSGNMTHHHMNNMHMNHGMIINNNLGKQKKSISINHNNADNNNNNNNNNNNMKQQFNNYREGKNSLKGNMMNSNVCINNNYNHYNTLNNNNNNNNNNNNNKKHSRYNSISNVNNAYNAAYNVNTTGNNVNNISSNNSKNIYNSKGAKREGYNSEDNDNTAGNYYLKNGNPIMNVVNTNNINNNNNNNGNALDHVNVEGSNNKSKDTNNQELKDSNENNNNNNDVENDNFNDSSFSYKGQKNYNSKNKSNTSINNNYNMNNVQNDKVPNTHKEDYKNNRYVNNNKIVEDKNSSSASKNMTNEKNLKATDNNIYHNNKKGYNEVPNNSIHNNNNNNNNNNKQNNSYLNNNKYHQNNADRRGSNMKNAENNTNKMNEKKIKNDDEKKGKEKEKEKEKEKEKENINNNSHNNNKKMSEINTNNENNYVGNKNMNYNTLKNYKNYDKKTMEFSSWVKIAKMNPNNNNNNNNNNNNNNNNNNNNNNNKKKEKLSVSSIYEGSNNEKNQNVEDRRNSNFINEKINTQDNKTSNPYSSKNQNKENDDNVIIQHKENENNQEYDNNEDHNNNNNRRLSRNVNNENIKKRNEDEDKKRSSKASIKEKESNAHYYKDSNNNNKKLNDENKKMSYNNIVTNNRNYNTAKDNKEKNKLKYESNKKTEMDDRRNSVGSTPGSSNTFSHRQREKLKIQNVEIKQINEKIINIKNYDKKKPSVTNVHNSNDEATKGKGVYINNKKDEKKEDTTNNVDSKKNNMNDPKSIDVLTENENSKNDAECSDSTTVNNKKGKRTSTNNNVSSNSLKNESMKSTTDNKEQVSKDIVASNNMSNTSKSSNNGDINVIKRNNNNNNNTGMNKGQDKGANTGKSNNNNNNNNNNNNNNNNNNSSSSISSSSAVPNVNESSKTTSVYASIKNSLWQGRISFAEMAKRKPKVETKEIKETKADSVTSEKKNNHKNNNNNINSNHHHRNSINNHHSNKSDKSSRKEHHSRYGSSSTTREKAVSSNNAVMKEYSKDSRKKNDHKDESSVHSFNSSRLNKKDNKNDSRHKSENKNKLYNNEHVDSYDSGVDCVSVQNKKKDTDKGDDDTSVCDSISVIEKKEHFEELKDEKNLDNYTYTEKVSDYSNEKNNVGEDYVDNKEDPFESLSQKGKCSNENIKDDNEIKNNDTNNNENNNNKTIVCNEDEKIKEEKTVAVNIDEVLFEEKENKKDENECSQVDRVNINNDIINVDEVKKMDEIITCEKNISNENNQSGDNNKMEKEKNEKYEKNEKYEKNEKYEKNEKYEKYEKYEKYEKNEKNEKYEKNEKNEKNEKYEKNEKNDNKLEKSSDEHMNENISDNVKVNDEDTLLLENLEEKVQNTDEIEENKEKKNIVNDEKEKAKQKKLERLYREKIYTKIDLLEIYLGHNWGEDGDRFNFVLSQENDNLLDGDYKNSISNNNMMNNNRHSVMMDDHHNIMKNNNNNNNNNMVNNNNNNNNHHHMNEQKNMNAHNKRFNNNMNNMNNVNNMNSGYNNNMNNQHNNKNNNNMNQHNHHSGHHHIINNKQNQSNQNVNNKNNDDGWRNSIAQKNMMNNNNNNNMYINNNQNNNFYDHSNNNNNNNNMNDMNMQNIHMNNMNSMNNMNSMNNMNNMNNMNNMNTINYNNNNNNNNSVSSNLEWRKSDADKLKGFFDSTRVVESADAWRNNNNNNNNNNSTAQVKTVAENSWILKQNQLKADKYTCMMRKLRGILNKLTFEKFDLLYEQIILVGITKLDEIIGLMKLVFEKAVTQHHFVQMYVQLCKKLNVHFHNMKLEDDTTVQFKKILINQCQDSFENNLKPIEFPSHLNEEEKFEFEQMHKNKVRGNMLFVGELVKSGIISIPIVFVCIKQLLEKRESYISIKNDTKEGNLHLEALCMFLNTVGEILDTHEKANQEKVKELYNTLNELVNNESITFRVRCLIKDVIDNRNEKWNKKFAHKLEGPTTLSVLHDKILKETIDQNNRTYNHNNNMNYHENKMNNNLSNMRNNLLRNVSFNMNNNNNNNNNNNNNNNISFGNMMNNNNMNLRNMGNMKNMDQNKNMKKLSLNLMKNKNNLQQSKMMNDDMKGTNMENNYFDIPKRESLFNKNSSFSNEDANNNNNNNASSGTSNSFFSNLSSRLLNKDKKEGGNIFSRSFNLKKNNNISNFSNNDLDKKDKTTMNSTKNEEKDNTFTNKDNNVLNTKVDNINEEPKDYTFVEEYIPKVNEILELSTTIENWEELTEKIVQLNIPPKFNEKLHAHILKHTLKKYACNKNVERSLPYFNWLVSIVLDNKIDMESFKHCWKSFFLESDENSYEYTKEDYPLLPRLVTNFISAVEIYDKNHMLYDVSTLEQMKSVI